A single genomic interval of Arachis duranensis cultivar V14167 chromosome 7, aradu.V14167.gnm2.J7QH, whole genome shotgun sequence harbors:
- the LOC107496846 gene encoding uncharacterized protein LOC107496846, producing MARYYNDQYYFWEYFSFPLHLCFFMFILFFVLAFSWYINYESKFEDLFVQVKILLALVPLILLLIVHCLSSESFPIPLPEERESLHRAGGSPWGVALLLVFLFFMMAYQSSFHERWFPLVTR from the coding sequence ATGGCTAGATACTATAATGATCAATACTACTTCTGGGAATATTTCTCTTTCCCACTTCACCTATGCTTCTTCATGTTCATACTCTTCTTTGTGTTGGCCTTTTCTTGGTACATAAACTATGAGTCCAAGTTTGAGGACTTGTTTGTTCAGGTCAAGATCTTGCTAGCACTTGTTCCGCTAATCTTGTTGCTTATTGTACACTGCCTCTCCTCCGAGTCGTTTCCGATTCCTTTGCCGGAGGAGAGGGAGTCGTTGCACCGTGCCGGAGGGTCACCGTGGGGAGTGGCACTCTTGCTTGTGTTCCTCTTCTTTATGATGGCTTACCAGTCTTCTTTTCATGAACGCTGGTTCCCCTTGGTTACTAGATGA